The following proteins come from a genomic window of Montipora capricornis isolate CH-2021 chromosome 9, ASM3666992v2, whole genome shotgun sequence:
- the LOC138015179 gene encoding protein SGT1 homolog isoform X1 — translation MASEFVREGNDAFVDDDYDLAVKKYSEAIELDASNAEFYLKRAAAYMKLGHFQDAVADASSAVRLHPTNTKAHSRKGLAFFNLGDYKSAKQSFFDALQLDKENKELQTWVGKCDAQLDEASEAKPGADAAEKVVGMASGDESQLPETGESTSTDKQAPGSEVVSSVADSSSTADFSVPVSSVLEAQAHNEQPQAPAAPPKPRFDWYQTETHVVVTLMIKKAKEENVNVEYGEKTLSASVKLPSGSEFTLELDLAHMIVPAQCKTRIMSTKIELKMKKAEGIRWSSLEAEDEIKPAPFPTNDKASDSSSVHKYPSSKHIGKDWDKVAAQISKDEKDEKSEGEAALNQLFQQIYGDGSDEVRKAMNKSFVESGGTVLSTNWDEVKQGHVDCKPPDGMEWKKWDD, via the exons ATGGCGAGTGAGTTTGTGAG agaGGGAAACGACGCTTTCGTTGACGACGACTATGACCTCGCTGTCAAG AAATACTCGGAAGCCATAGAGCTCGATGCATCCAATGCTGAGTTCTACTTAAAACGTGCAGCTGCTTATATGAAGCTTGGACATTTTCAAG ACGCAGTTGCAGATGCCTCCTCAGCTGTCAGGTTACACCCAACAAACACCAAAGCACATTCAAGAAAAGG GCTGGCTTTCTTTAATCTTGGGGATTACAAATCTGCTAAACAGTCATTTTTTGATGCCTTACAGCTTGACA AAGAGAACAAGGAATTACAGACATGGGTTGGGAAATGTGATGCTCAACTGGATG AAGCAAGTGAAGCAAAACCTGGGGCAGACGCCGCAGAAAAG GTTGTTGGCATGGCCAGTGGGGATGAATCACAACTACCGGAGACAGGAGAAAGTACTAGCACTGATAAGCAGGCTCCAGGTAGTGAAGTGGTTTCCTCTGTTGCGGACTCCTCAAGTACTGCTGATTTCTCAGTACCAGTATCTTCAGTTTTAGAGGCTCAGGCTCATAATGAACAACCCCAGGCTCCTGCGGCACCTCCAAAACCACG GTTTGATTGGTATCAGACAGAAACACATGTGGTTGTAACTTTAATGATCAAGAAGGCAAAAGAGGAAAACGTCAATGTAGAGTACGGGGAGAAAACA ttaAGTGCAAGTGTAAAGCTTCCAAGTGGCAGTGAGTTCACCTTGGAACTTGATCTTGCTCATATGATCGTCCCAGCACAGTGCAAAACAAGAATTATGTCAACAAAG ATtgagttaaaaatgaaaaaggctGAAGGAATCAGATGGTCATCTCTTGAAGCGGAGGATGAAATTAAACCTGCACCATTTCCAACAAATG ACAAAGCAAGTGACTCATCATCTGTGCATAAATATCCCTCATCAAAACACATTGGTAAAGACTGGGACAAAGTTGCGGCTCAGATTTCCAAGGacgaaaaagatgaaaaatctgAAGGAGAAGCAGCATTAAACCAATTATTCCAACAGATTTACGGTGACGGAAGTGACGAAGTTCGAAAGGCAATGAATAAGTCATTTGTTGAATCAGGTGGAACTGTACTGAGCACAAACTGGGATGAGGTTAAGCAAGGACACGTCGATTGTAAACCACCCgatggaatggaatggaaaaaATGGGACGATTGA
- the LOC138015179 gene encoding protein SGT1 homolog isoform X2, producing MASEFVREGNDAFVDDDYDLAVKKYSEAIELDASNAEFYLKRAAAYMKLGHFQDAVADASSAVRLHPTNTKAHSRKGLAFFNLGDYKSAKQSFFDALQLDKENKELQTWVGKCDAQLDASEAKPGADAAEKVVGMASGDESQLPETGESTSTDKQAPGSEVVSSVADSSSTADFSVPVSSVLEAQAHNEQPQAPAAPPKPRFDWYQTETHVVVTLMIKKAKEENVNVEYGEKTLSASVKLPSGSEFTLELDLAHMIVPAQCKTRIMSTKIELKMKKAEGIRWSSLEAEDEIKPAPFPTNDKASDSSSVHKYPSSKHIGKDWDKVAAQISKDEKDEKSEGEAALNQLFQQIYGDGSDEVRKAMNKSFVESGGTVLSTNWDEVKQGHVDCKPPDGMEWKKWDD from the exons ATGGCGAGTGAGTTTGTGAG agaGGGAAACGACGCTTTCGTTGACGACGACTATGACCTCGCTGTCAAG AAATACTCGGAAGCCATAGAGCTCGATGCATCCAATGCTGAGTTCTACTTAAAACGTGCAGCTGCTTATATGAAGCTTGGACATTTTCAAG ACGCAGTTGCAGATGCCTCCTCAGCTGTCAGGTTACACCCAACAAACACCAAAGCACATTCAAGAAAAGG GCTGGCTTTCTTTAATCTTGGGGATTACAAATCTGCTAAACAGTCATTTTTTGATGCCTTACAGCTTGACA AAGAGAACAAGGAATTACAGACATGGGTTGGGAAATGTGATGCTCAACTGGATG CAAGTGAAGCAAAACCTGGGGCAGACGCCGCAGAAAAG GTTGTTGGCATGGCCAGTGGGGATGAATCACAACTACCGGAGACAGGAGAAAGTACTAGCACTGATAAGCAGGCTCCAGGTAGTGAAGTGGTTTCCTCTGTTGCGGACTCCTCAAGTACTGCTGATTTCTCAGTACCAGTATCTTCAGTTTTAGAGGCTCAGGCTCATAATGAACAACCCCAGGCTCCTGCGGCACCTCCAAAACCACG GTTTGATTGGTATCAGACAGAAACACATGTGGTTGTAACTTTAATGATCAAGAAGGCAAAAGAGGAAAACGTCAATGTAGAGTACGGGGAGAAAACA ttaAGTGCAAGTGTAAAGCTTCCAAGTGGCAGTGAGTTCACCTTGGAACTTGATCTTGCTCATATGATCGTCCCAGCACAGTGCAAAACAAGAATTATGTCAACAAAG ATtgagttaaaaatgaaaaaggctGAAGGAATCAGATGGTCATCTCTTGAAGCGGAGGATGAAATTAAACCTGCACCATTTCCAACAAATG ACAAAGCAAGTGACTCATCATCTGTGCATAAATATCCCTCATCAAAACACATTGGTAAAGACTGGGACAAAGTTGCGGCTCAGATTTCCAAGGacgaaaaagatgaaaaatctgAAGGAGAAGCAGCATTAAACCAATTATTCCAACAGATTTACGGTGACGGAAGTGACGAAGTTCGAAAGGCAATGAATAAGTCATTTGTTGAATCAGGTGGAACTGTACTGAGCACAAACTGGGATGAGGTTAAGCAAGGACACGTCGATTGTAAACCACCCgatggaatggaatggaaaaaATGGGACGATTGA